GCGCAACGCTGATCGAAGGCCAGCTGCTCGATCTGACGATCGACGCGGTCGGCGCCACCGCCACCTACCGCGAGAAGGCCAGCGGCACGACCAAAACACTGCGCACTGCTGCGGTGATCGGCGCCGACGGGGCCTATTCGCCCACTGCCAAGGCGCTGGGCTTGCCGAATGTGCCGCGCTGCGTGGCGATTCAAGAGCGCATCCGCCTGCCGGCCGACAAGATGGCGCGCTGGGAAGACACAGCCGACCTCTACCTCGGCGCCGATGTTAGCCCCGATCTGTACGCCTGGGCCTTCCCGAAGAAAGACCACGTGGCGGTGGGCATTGGCGCCGGCCATGGCCACACCAAGGCGGCCAAACAGCATCTCGAGAACCTCAAGCAGCGGATCGCGCCCGAGCTGGCCGGCGGCGAGGTCATTCTGCAAGAGGCCCACGCACTGCCGATGTACCCGCGCCCGCAGATCGCCTTCGACCGGGCTATGCTGGTGGGCGACGCGGCCGGCCTGGTGGTGGCGACCTCGGGTGAGGGGATCTACTGGGCCATGAAGAGCGCCAAGCTGGCCGCCGAGGTGCTGGCCGAGAGCCTGGCCAACCCAAGCGCCGAGCGGCTGGCACGCTACCAGAAGACCTGGTGGAAGACCTATGGCACCATGTACCGCTTCTTGCGCTGGCTGCAGAAGTGGGGCTACGGCAACGAGCGCCAGATGGAGGTATTCACCGATATGTGCCGCAATATCGATGTGCAGCAGCTGACCTTCGAGTCGTACATGCACAAGAATATGGCGCCGATGCCCTGGCTGGCGCAGCTGCGTATGACCGGCGATATTTTCAGGGCGCAGGTGCGCCACTACCTGCCGCGTTCGCGCACGGCCGGTAAGCCCGCCGCACGCGGCTATGCCTAGCTTCGTAGCCTGCGGCAGGGCAGTACGTTTCGATTTTGTCGCGCGGGTCATCGCGCCAGGCCAACGAGTCGCTTGCCGTTGCAGGCAACATAACCCTGGAAGGCTGATATGCAACTGCACCTCTTCCCGATCTTGTTTGCGCTGTTCGTATGGTGGTTCAGCACCGGCGTGATCATCTACCTCGACGGGCTGCCGCGCAAGACCTTCAAGTGGAGTTTCCTGGGCGGTACGCTGATGATGGTTGCGGCGCTGTGGGGCCTGGTGGCCACCCGCAACGACACCAGCATCGCCGGGGCATACCTGGCCTTTACCTGGGGCACACTGGCCTGGGGCTGGCAAGAGATGAGCTTCTACATGGGCTACGTCACCGGCCCGCGGCGCACGCCCTGCCCCGAGGGCTGCAGCGGGCTGCGCCACTTCGGCCACGCCATCCAGACCAGCCTGTACCACGAGCTGGCAGTGATTGTGGCGGCGGTGACGGTGGTTGCGCTCACCTGGGGCGGCACCAACCAGATCGGCACCTGGACGTTCCTGATCATGTGGTGGATGCACCAGAGCGCCAAGCTGAATGTGTTCTTCGGCGTGCGCAACCTGAGCGAGGAGTTCCTGCCCGAGCATTTGCAGTTCCTGCGCAGCTTCCTGACCAAGAAGCCCATGAACGCGTTCTTCCCGATCTCGGTCAGTGTGTCGACGGTGATCACCACGCTGCTGTTCGAGCGCGCCTTCGCCGCCGATGCAAGCGAGTTCACGGCGATCGGCTTTACGTTCGTGGCGTTCTTGATGGCGCTGGCGATCCTCGAGCACTGGCTGCTGGTGCTGCCGTTCCCAAGCAAGATCTGGGATTGGGGCCTGCGCTCACGCGGCAAACTGCGGCCGGCGAATGTCGAGGTGGTGGCTGGTTTCCTGGGCGCCGGCAAGACCACATTCGTGCGCCGGCTGCTGGCCAGCGCCAACCGCGACGTGCGCACGGTGGTGCTGGTGAACGACTTCGGCGCGGTCGGGATCGATGGCTCGCTGCTGAACAACCGCGGCGCCGATGTGGTTGAGCTGCCGAATGGCTGTATCTGCTGCTCGCTGCGCAGCGACCTGGGCCGCCAGATCCGCGAGGTGGTTGGCCGGTTTGCGCCCGAGCGGCTGATTATCGAGCCGAGTGGCGTGGCCGAGGTGACGACGCTGCTGCGCGTGCTGAATAAGCCCGACCTGGCCGACGCCGTGAAGAGCGTGAGCGTGTATACGCTGATCGACGCCGGCGGCTTCCTACAGGCGTACGCGCGCATGCCCGAGTATTTCGATGCACAGGCGAATATCGCGCCGGTGCTGATTGTCAACAAGGCCGATCTGGCCAGCCCGGCCGAGCTGCGCACAGTCGAGCAGACGCTGCGCACGCTCAACCCGGCCGCGCGGATCGTGCCGGCCCGCTATGGCGTAGCCGAGGACGCCGAGGTGCTGAAGGCCAACCTGCTCGCGCCGGCGGCTTTTGGCGACGAGCACGAGCACGAACACGAGCACGAGCATGCGCTGGGCATGGAGTCGTGGAGCGATGCGCTGGTGGGTGTATACGACGAGGCCGCGCTGCGCGAGCTGCTCCAGACCGCCGCCACCGGCGCCTTCGGCACGATCCTGCGCCTGAAGGGCATCGCCGAGGTGCGCCGCGGCTGGATCAACTTCGACCTGGCCGGCGGGCACACCAGCATCACCGCGTTCGCAGCCCGCGAGGGCGAGCAGGCGCGCGTGGTGGCGATTGGCGACAGTGTCGACGCGGCGGCGTTGCAGGCGGCGCTGCACGCATGCCGGCTCGACCAGGGCGAGAACCGGGCGCGGCTGGCGCCGGTGATCTCAGCGTAGGTATGCTGGCCACGAAGGTGCTATGCAAAGTGTACGATCACAGCCACCCATCGCCCAACCAGCCGCGTTCCGCTGGCGGCTGGCTCAGCCGCTGGCGCTGGCGCTGAGCGCTGGGCTAGGCCTGTTCAGCGGGTCGAGCTTTGGGCGCGGCAACCTGGGCTTCGCCTGGATGATGTTCCTGTTCGGATTTGCCTGGGTGCTCATCCTGAGCACGGCGTTGGGTCTAGGGCTGGCCTACCGCGCACGGCTGGCGCGCGGCGACTGGCGTGCAGGGCTGCATATCGGGTTCGCCAGCGCGCTGCCCCTGGCCACAGTCTACCTCGCCTGCGTCGCTGCGCTGACCAGATCGATCCCGCTGGCCAGCGTGCAGTTCGCCAGCGGCGGCCACGCGCTCGCGCGGCCCGACTTCCTGCGCCATTTTCCGATCCTCTACTGCTGCAGCCTGCTGGTTGGCATGCTGAGCGGGCCACTGTTCGCGGCCTGGTCGCCCTGGCGCGGCGAACAGCCTCAGGGGCACGATGCGCACGATCACACTTGACCACGAGGGCGCCGCGCTGGTGGCCGATTACTACCCGGCGCTGGCGCCCACAGGCGCGCCGCCGGTGCTGCTGGTGCATGGTTGGGGCGGCTCGGGGCGCTACTGGCGCGGCACCGCCGAGCGGCTGCGCGAGCACTTCGACGTGATCGTACCCGACATGCCCGGCGTGGGGCGCTCGCTGCCGGTGCGCCGGCCCTACGACATGCCCATGCACGCGGCTGCGCTGGTGGCCCTGCTGCGGCACCTACAGATCGAGCGCGCGCATGTGATCGGCCACTCGATGGGCGGCGGGATCGCGATTCTGCTGGCTGCCCAGCAGCCCGCGCTGGTCGAGCGGCTGGTGCTGACCGCGATCAGCCTGTTTCGCACCGACGCCGAGCGGCGCTTCTTCGGCATGATCACCGAGGTGTCGGGCGTGGCCATGCGCCTGCGCGCGCCCTGGATGGCCGACCTGGCATTCCTGCGGCGCCAGTTCGCCACACGCTTCTTCTACCGCGTGCCCGACGACCCGGCCATGCTGCGCGAGGGCTTTCTCGACTACCTGGGCATGGATCATGGCACCGCGCTCGCCAGCGCGCGCTCGGCCGCCGATCACGCGATCACCAGGGCGGCGCATACGATCGCGGCACCCACGCTGCTGATTGCGGCGCGCCAGGATCAGGTGATGCCACCGGCCAATGTGCCGTTCACGCGCGCGAGCATCCCCGGCTGCGAGGTGCGCTGGATCGAGCAGTGCGGGCACTTCCCGATGGTCGAACATCCCGACGAATATACGGCGATCGTGCGCGAGTTCCTGGCCGCGCCGGTGGCGGCCCAGGCGGTCGGGTGAGCCGGGCCGCGAGTACAGCCTGGCGAACATTCGTTGCTGGCTGCAGCCGGCAGTATCGCCGGGTTCTGCTTACTGCTTAGCGCTGACTGCCGGCCAACCCGAAATGGATTCTGGATTCTGCTGCATTGTGCGCACGTCGTGAACTTCCACCCTTCGTCACTTCGTGGTTCTTTGAATCGTATTGGTACTAGGCCGGTATCGCCAGCACGGCAGCACTGGCGGCGCGGATGGTGCGCGGGGTGGTGCTGCCAAGCAGCACATCCTCGGCCGAGCGCGGGCCGTGGCTGGCCAGCACGATCAGGCCGATCGCGTTGGCCGCTGCATAGGCGCTGATCGCCGCATGCGCGCGGCCCTCGGCGGTGTGTGTGCGCACGACCAGATCGCGCGCGGCGGCCCGATCGTGCAGCGCCCGGAGCTGCTGGCGATCGAGCTCGAGTAGCTCGCGGATGGTCTGTGTGCCTGCGCGGGCGGCGGTGTCTTGCTCGCCCGGCAGCAGCCGGTCGGCGCCATACACGTGCAGCAGGTGCAGCTCGGCGCCGAGCACCCGGCACAGATCGAGCGTGGCCTCGAACGCGGCCGCCGAGCGCGGCGCGAAATCGGCGGCGAACAGCACGCGCGACGGCGCCGGCAGCCCACGCGTGGCCGGCAGTGCCAGCAGCGGCAGGCCCGTGGCCAACAGCAGCCGCTCGGCGTCGTCGCCGGCGAGCAGCCGCACCAGCGGGTTGGGGCGCGCCGGGCATAGCGCCAGGCAGCGCGGTTTATCGGGCGCCAGCGCGGCCAGCAGCGCGCCGAGCTGGCCGGCCAGCAATGTCAGCACAGCCGGTGGCGGGGTGGCGCCAAGCTGCCCGACGGCCGCAGCGATCCGGTGGTCGTCGTCGTTGCGCTGGTCGTCCGGGTCGATCATATGCACGATCGTCAGGTGATTGTTGGTGGCCTGCGCCAGCCGCGCCAGGCCCGGCAGCGCCGCGAGCGACTCGCCCGCGCCGTCGGTCAGAAAGATCAGCGAACCATCGAGCAGAATCATGAAGCCTCCAGCTGTGCAGCGGATGCATAAATGTAGAGCTTTTGTGTAAATGTTGTACAACTTTGCAGGATCGTCGTTTCGTATTATAATCTAGTCGTCGCTGTTGCTCAAGTAAATATCCGAATATAAAGGCATGCTTCGCGCTCGGCCGGCGCCGCGCCGCAGCACTGCCGGACACACCGGTCTACCACGCTGTAAATGATTATCCGGTCGAGCCGATCATAGGGTGGCTATGTCGCTGTACACAGACGAACAATTGGCGCGGCGCGATGCCAGCCGCTGGACGAAGGTGCAGGCGGTGTTGGCGCCGATCCAGTTCCTGGCATTTCTGGTGAGCTTCGGGC
The sequence above is drawn from the Candidatus Kouleothrix ribensis genome and encodes:
- a CDS encoding geranylgeranyl diphosphate reductase translates to MHEVLVVGASVGGSTAAETLARAGVPVVMLERDLARVKPCGGAVPPVAFKEFDIPHHLISRKVHHALVHSPTERTAAIDVVGTHGQSDENYIAMCCREEFDLFLRNRAVQAGATLIEGQLLDLTIDAVGATATYREKASGTTKTLRTAAVIGADGAYSPTAKALGLPNVPRCVAIQERIRLPADKMARWEDTADLYLGADVSPDLYAWAFPKKDHVAVGIGAGHGHTKAAKQHLENLKQRIAPELAGGEVILQEAHALPMYPRPQIAFDRAMLVGDAAGLVVATSGEGIYWAMKSAKLAAEVLAESLANPSAERLARYQKTWWKTYGTMYRFLRWLQKWGYGNERQMEVFTDMCRNIDVQQLTFESYMHKNMAPMPWLAQLRMTGDIFRAQVRHYLPRSRTAGKPAARGYA
- a CDS encoding DUF3623 family protein, with protein sequence MQLHLFPILFALFVWWFSTGVIIYLDGLPRKTFKWSFLGGTLMMVAALWGLVATRNDTSIAGAYLAFTWGTLAWGWQEMSFYMGYVTGPRRTPCPEGCSGLRHFGHAIQTSLYHELAVIVAAVTVVALTWGGTNQIGTWTFLIMWWMHQSAKLNVFFGVRNLSEEFLPEHLQFLRSFLTKKPMNAFFPISVSVSTVITTLLFERAFAADASEFTAIGFTFVAFLMALAILEHWLLVLPFPSKIWDWGLRSRGKLRPANVEVVAGFLGAGKTTFVRRLLASANRDVRTVVLVNDFGAVGIDGSLLNNRGADVVELPNGCICCSLRSDLGRQIREVVGRFAPERLIIEPSGVAEVTTLLRVLNKPDLADAVKSVSVYTLIDAGGFLQAYARMPEYFDAQANIAPVLIVNKADLASPAELRTVEQTLRTLNPAARIVPARYGVAEDAEVLKANLLAPAAFGDEHEHEHEHEHALGMESWSDALVGVYDEAALRELLQTAATGAFGTILRLKGIAEVRRGWINFDLAGGHTSITAFAAREGEQARVVAIGDSVDAAALQAALHACRLDQGENRARLAPVISA
- a CDS encoding alpha/beta fold hydrolase, translated to MRTITLDHEGAALVADYYPALAPTGAPPVLLVHGWGGSGRYWRGTAERLREHFDVIVPDMPGVGRSLPVRRPYDMPMHAAALVALLRHLQIERAHVIGHSMGGGIAILLAAQQPALVERLVLTAISLFRTDAERRFFGMITEVSGVAMRLRAPWMADLAFLRRQFATRFFYRVPDDPAMLREGFLDYLGMDHGTALASARSAADHAITRAAHTIAAPTLLIAARQDQVMPPANVPFTRASIPGCEVRWIEQCGHFPMVEHPDEYTAIVREFLAAPVAAQAVG
- a CDS encoding universal stress protein, giving the protein MILLDGSLIFLTDGAGESLAALPGLARLAQATNNHLTIVHMIDPDDQRNDDDHRIAAAVGQLGATPPPAVLTLLAGQLGALLAALAPDKPRCLALCPARPNPLVRLLAGDDAERLLLATGLPLLALPATRGLPAPSRVLFAADFAPRSAAAFEATLDLCRVLGAELHLLHVYGADRLLPGEQDTAARAGTQTIRELLELDRQQLRALHDRAAARDLVVRTHTAEGRAHAAISAYAAANAIGLIVLASHGPRSAEDVLLGSTTPRTIRAASAAVLAIPA